The sequence CAATGCTTCCGCACCCGTGACAGCGCCGCTTAGGAGATCGAATTTAGGCTGCAGATAGACTTCCAGTCCGTCAGAGGTCTCGGACACTGTCTCAAGCGCGGCACGTATCACCCGCGTCCGCTCGACGTCGTCCCGGATTTTCTGATCGCATTCGACGCATTCGCCGGGCCGGTGCTGATTCAAATGGAGAAAGAAAGCCATCGCCTTGCGAAGCACTGCGCCCGGCGTGCCTTCAACATCGGCGAAATCGATCAACGCGGCAGTCGCCGAGATCGGGATGGTAATTCCGTCCACCTGGATCGGAACCGCAAGCAGGCTTCCTATCGCGTCCCGCGTCAGCGATGCTTCCTCCGCCAGGATGGCGAAAAGCCCGTCTCCGATGCGCGCCAAAATAGAGTCCGAACCGGCCTTCTGCACCAGAAGATCGTAGAAAGTCTTCAGCAGCGCGAGCGTGACATCCAGCCCGTAAGTCGCGATCAGATCGCCGAGATCGTCGATTCCGACGAAGGCGATCCGTGTCGAGGCCACGTGTGCGAGATCTCCCTCCCTTGCCTGGAGCGCCTTCATGAACGCATTCAGGTTGGGTACCTGCAGAAAATGATCCACATAAGCAAGATCGTCGAGACGCTCGACGAGGGAGAGATTCTCGAAACCCACGCTGATGTTGGTGATGAATAGTCTCAGCAGGGCCATGTCGCTATCGGACAGTCGAGAATCTGTCTCGATCAAGCCCCACATGGCCTGATTGCCGTCGGACGGAAAATAAATTGCCATAAATCCGTTCTCGATGATCGGCTCTTTGGACCCGTTCGCGTCCTGCAGCGCTCTGCGCAACGGCAAGTCGTCGATCTCGCTGACGGAACGGCCGATCAGGTCCGAAAATCGTCCGGCGGCGCTGACGACGACTGTGTCATCGGCACCCCGGTTCCCGGTCTTGCGAACGCAGACGACTCCATTCTCGTCGATCGAGAGGATACCGCAGATCTGTGTAAGGACGCCCCGCGAGAACAACTCGAGATTGGTGCGCTGGAACAGTTCCGTCGCACTTTCAACGATCATCTCGAGCCCTTCTCGGCTACGGGATAACGCCCTGATCTGCTCGTAGGCGCGCACCGCCGAAATCAGCGTGGTGAGCAACCCGGTCCGGGTCAGGTCTTGTTTCGTCTTGTAGTCGTCGATCTCGTATTCGGAAACGACCTTCAACTCAGGGGCGTAACCGGGCTGCCCCGTCCGCAGCACGATTCTCAGTTCGGCGAATCCGGCATCGCGCAGTTCGCGTACAAGGTTGAGGCCCGCGTCGGGCCGCTCCATTACCACGTCGATCAGGGCCACGGCGATTTCCGAGTTGGCACGGGCAACTTCGAGCCCCTCCTTTCCGGATCGCGCATGAAGCAGCGTGACGGGCCGGTCGAGGATCTTGACCCCGGACACCGCCATACGCGTTGCGTTGTGGACATCTTCGTCGTCGTCCACGACGAGGATTTTCCAGGACCTCGTGGGATCGCGGCCTGCCGCATCGGGCACATCATCGAAGATATCGAGAAATTCATCACCCGGCGTGTGAGGTTCCATGGTCATTCCGGTACACCCTCTCTTGCCGCAACAGATGGTTCGGGCGCGTTGACTGGAACAGTGACGACAAACATCGTGCCCTTCCCGATCTGGCTCTCCACCATGATCGTTCCTCCCAGCATGCCTGTGACGATGTTGAAACAGATGCTGAGGCCCAATCCGGTCCCGCCGTCACCAAGCCGCGTGGTGAAGAACGGCTCGAAGATTCTCTGGCGATAGGCATCGGGAATACCTTTGCCATCGTCAGAGACACGGATTTCGATCCGACCCTTTGGCGCCAGTCGGGCGGAAATCTCAACCCGGCCGGCATCCTCTTCGTCAAAACCGTGGACCAGGCCGTTCACTGCAAGATTCATCAGCACCTGCCCGAGCGGTCCTGGATAGCTGTTCAACGTCAGACCCGAAGCGATCTTCCAGTCCAGTCGCACCGAACTGTGCTTGAACTGCGGCTGGATGATGCTCGCGACGTCGTCGACAAGCTCGGCGAGATGGAAAGTCCTGCGCTGCTCGCTGGTCTGGTCGACGGCGACCTGCTTGAAGTTCTGGATGAGCTGCCCCGCATGGCTGAGAACACGCAGAATCACCGCGCTCCCGTCCACAAAATCGCCCACGCATTCATCGAGCATTGTCCGGCTGACCCTACCGCTGGTAGCCGCCTCGTCCAGCGCCTTCGCCCGCTCGGAGAGCGTGCTTGCGATCGTGACTGCATTGCCGATCGGCGTGTTCAGTTCGTGAGCTATGCCCGCCACCAGGTTCCCGAGGCTGGCAAGACGTTCGATCCGGACCAGTTCATGCTCGGTCATGTCTTTCCGTTCCTCGGCAATCCGCCGGGCAAGAGCCATGCGGCCCCAAAAGAAACTCAGTCCCGCACTGGCAAGGGCGGCGAGAAACAGGGCCGGCAGGTCGCCCAAAGTCCAGAGATCCGCAAACCGAAGGTCGCGTGCTGCGCCCAGCACGATCCAGCCCTTGTCCTCGGAAAACACGCCAGTGACACGTGGCAGGCCCGCCAGAAGAGCGGCCGGTTCAAGAACGTCGACGGCGTAATGGGTCCCATCAAACCCGAACACGCCGTTTTCCGAGGCGTTCATCGCTCTCCACAGGTCAGGATCGAGGGCCCGGAGGGAAATGTCTCCGTCGAACATGAAGCTCCAGAGTTCGCCCGGCGGTCGTCCGGCGAGCCAATAGCCGTCGCTGTTCAGCAACTGGATCGGGTCGGTACCACCGGGACGGCGGAGATTGACATTGTCGATGAATTCGGTCGCCAGGATCTGCAATATCAGCACGCCCTGAACCTCTCCCGAAGCGTCCGCAAGCGGTGTCGCGAGACGCAGGGTCGGCCTCCAGGGTACCTCAATCTGTCCATTCTCGACATTGAGGTCCAGCTTGGAGACATAAATGCCTCCGGCCGGCAAGGTGATCGAATTCGAGAAATAGTACCTAGCGGATTTATCCTGCAGCCGGTCCGTGCCAGCGATCTTCGTCACGCCGTTCCTTCTGTCGACACGGATAAGCTCGAACCCGCTCCTGCCGAGAATACGCACCTGATCGATCGCCTCTTTCGCCGAAGCGAAGTTGGCGAACGCGGCCTCGACCTCGCGCCTGGCCGAGAGATTTCCCGACACCAGCTGACGCACGGACGCGTAGCTCGCTACGACCTCGAGGTCCGCCGCGAGATCTCGAAGTTTTTCAGCAAGCAGACCTCTCGCCTGACCTGCAGCCTCTTCCGTCGCGAACTGGCTGCGCTTGAATTGTTTCGACAGATCGAAATAGCGCGCGGATTGAAGCGCCAGGATGGAACCGACCAACAACAGGACGAAGCAGGGAAATGCATATCTGAGCAATCGCCGGTCTTTGAAATCCGGGACCTCTTCTGAGATCGTCGCGGTGATTGCGCTCATTCGACCCCCACGCGATAGCTCATTAACTTTTGATATCGCTGGTCACACATATTAATCGCGAAAATGACTTTCTAATTCTCAACCTGAAAGATGATAGGAAGCGTTAGACTAATAAAACCTTAATGCGATTATCCGGATCAATCTTAAAACAAACCGAGAAAACGCGGGTCGCGTACAACCCTTTTCAACAATTTGGAAAAACGAATATCGACGACTTCCGAACCGCGCAGAAATCTCAGGATCGACGTTATCGGCCTGACCGGGCACGGGCTCCTGATCAAGGCTCTGTCCGCTCGCGCCGGCGAGCGTGCTGCAGCCGCTGAACTACCTGATGCTGCCCTGGGCGGTGCTCTGGGGCTATCTGATACCTGCCCGATCTGGCGACGGTGATCGGCGCCGCCATCGTCGTCGCCAGCGGCATCTACACCTTCCACCGCGAGCGGGTGGTGCAGCCAGGGCGGCTGAGCATCGTGTCGGGCCCATTCCCCCATTAATGGTGCGGTTCTTGCATCGCAATTCGCCTGATAATCAACTCTGGAGGAGCACCGCCATGATCACGTCTTCCACGCAAGCGGCCATTCCAGCCGTTCTCAACGCCAGTCAGTCCGAAGGGAAAAACTCGGACACGAACAAGACCAGCGGCTCGGCAACTTCGTTTTCGGATCTGGTACAGGGGCTCGAGTCGCATGCGATGTATCCGGGATGGATGGGCGTCTATCTGCCGAAGGTCAGCGTACTGAACAACCCGGACTCGACCAAGGTCGGCTATGCGGCGTGGGAACAGAGTTTCCGTTCCGAGCACAGAAATGAACTGAGTGAATACAGCGGAAAACTGAAACAGTATTTTGCGGAGGCATCGACGAGGACGGCCTTCGAACAGTCCGTCAGCACAGATGCCCGGATGCTTGAACTGATGGACAATCTCGAAATTCGACGCCCGTTCTGATCCCTGCCGGGACGTGCAGCACAGGCGGAGAAAATCTGAACATAAAAAAACGCCCATCCCCAAATCGGGCATCGGCGTTCTTCAGACTGTCGTGGCAGAGGCTGCGGAAGCCGTCCGCCGGAGTCGTCCGAGGGCGCCGTCCGATGAACGGCGCCCTCGAAACTCACAACCCAGAGGGCTGTTTTACTGCGCCTGCAGATTGACCGCGGAAGACTTGCCGCGCTGGCGGTCTTCCTCGATCTCGTAGCTGATCTTGTCGCCTTCGTTCAGGCCGTGCAGGCCCGAGCGCTCAACGGCGGTAATGTGCACGAACACGTCCTTGCCGCCATCATCCGGCTGGATGAAGCCATAACCTTTGGTGGTGTTGAACCATTTCACTGTACCAGTCGCCATGATCATATTCCTTCGTCTGATCGTTGTGGTCGGGGTGGAGATCTCTGCGTGCCGCGCTCAGGCGGAAGCAGGGAGTTTTACGGCACCGATATTTCCGAGCATGCGGGCAAGACCCGCAGAGGCCGTATCGGGGCCGGGTTTGCGTTCGCCCTGGATGTCGGGACGGGGCGCATTCTTTTCAACCGTACGCCGGACCGAGCCGGAACGCCGGGAACCGGGAGCGGAAGACCTGTTGGCATTGGTCTTCTCCGAGCCGGATCGCACAATGCCGACGGCACTATGCCCTCTCGGCATCGCGGAGAACACTTCGCTCTGGTTTGGGATGGGGTGACCTTCTGCCGATGCGGCCTGAAGGTGGGACTTGGCGGGGCCAAGGTCGTTAAGCTGTCTCAAATAGGCTCTTTCAATGATCACCGTCTAATCGCGCCAGTCTGGCTGCGGAAGATGACCCTTTATGTTCTGGAAGCTAGCGTAGATCAGCTGCCGTATTGTTAATCTGCCCGGTTGGGCTTTCTGGCAACGATCGATACGACGCCTTGCAAGAAGT comes from Nisaea sediminum and encodes:
- a CDS encoding EAL domain-containing protein, translating into MTMEPHTPGDEFLDIFDDVPDAAGRDPTRSWKILVVDDDEDVHNATRMAVSGVKILDRPVTLLHARSGKEGLEVARANSEIAVALIDVVMERPDAGLNLVRELRDAGFAELRIVLRTGQPGYAPELKVVSEYEIDDYKTKQDLTRTGLLTTLISAVRAYEQIRALSRSREGLEMIVESATELFQRTNLELFSRGVLTQICGILSIDENGVVCVRKTGNRGADDTVVVSAAGRFSDLIGRSVSEIDDLPLRRALQDANGSKEPIIENGFMAIYFPSDGNQAMWGLIETDSRLSDSDMALLRLFITNISVGFENLSLVERLDDLAYVDHFLQVPNLNAFMKALQAREGDLAHVASTRIAFVGIDDLGDLIATYGLDVTLALLKTFYDLLVQKAGSDSILARIGDGLFAILAEEASLTRDAIGSLLAVPIQVDGITIPISATAALIDFADVEGTPGAVLRKAMAFFLHLNQHRPGECVECDQKIRDDVERTRVIRAALETVSETSDGLEVYLQPKFDLLSGAVTGAEALLRWTLDGEFVSPAEFIPIAESAGKTEFLTEFVLREVGRWMADRDGAPIRVAVNLSMADLNGPGFSERLLEGVREVGLSPETIEFEVTEGIGMSSSPWAGRQVEALRAEGFLLSIDDFGTGYSSLGQFDRMPVDTVKIDRSFVTGLEVGTARHSLAATIMAMVESLGVGCVAEGIETEDQKQALVFLGCKTGQGYLMGRPTPIGAFDGAFISHG
- a CDS encoding sensor histidine kinase, which produces MSAITATISEEVPDFKDRRLLRYAFPCFVLLLVGSILALQSARYFDLSKQFKRSQFATEEAAGQARGLLAEKLRDLAADLEVVASYASVRQLVSGNLSARREVEAAFANFASAKEAIDQVRILGRSGFELIRVDRRNGVTKIAGTDRLQDKSARYYFSNSITLPAGGIYVSKLDLNVENGQIEVPWRPTLRLATPLADASGEVQGVLILQILATEFIDNVNLRRPGGTDPIQLLNSDGYWLAGRPPGELWSFMFDGDISLRALDPDLWRAMNASENGVFGFDGTHYAVDVLEPAALLAGLPRVTGVFSEDKGWIVLGAARDLRFADLWTLGDLPALFLAALASAGLSFFWGRMALARRIAEERKDMTEHELVRIERLASLGNLVAGIAHELNTPIGNAVTIASTLSERAKALDEAATSGRVSRTMLDECVGDFVDGSAVILRVLSHAGQLIQNFKQVAVDQTSEQRRTFHLAELVDDVASIIQPQFKHSSVRLDWKIASGLTLNSYPGPLGQVLMNLAVNGLVHGFDEEDAGRVEISARLAPKGRIEIRVSDDGKGIPDAYRQRIFEPFFTTRLGDGGTGLGLSICFNIVTGMLGGTIMVESQIGKGTMFVVTVPVNAPEPSVAAREGVPE
- a CDS encoding cold-shock protein produces the protein MATGTVKWFNTTKGYGFIQPDDGGKDVFVHITAVERSGLHGLNEGDKISYEIEEDRQRGKSSAVNLQAQ